One Cuculus canorus isolate bCucCan1 chromosome 1, bCucCan1.pri, whole genome shotgun sequence DNA segment encodes these proteins:
- the PANX1 gene encoding pannexin-1: MAIAHIATEYVFSDFLLKEPPETRFKGLRLELALDKIVTCIAVGLPLLLISLAFAQEVSIGAQISCFAPGSFSWRQAAYVDAYCWAAVQQKQPSQNNLENIPLWLHKFFPYILLLVAILLYLPCLFWRFTAAPHLSSDLKFIMEELDKAYNRAIKAANSVRSGDHRDPTDLVPAANENLTQSLWEISESYFKYPIVEQYLKTKKNSRCLIVKYIVCRLLTLLIIFIACLYLGYYISLSSLSDEFLCTIKTGILKNDTAVPEVVQCKLIAVGVFKVLSYINLIVYLLVMPLVVYAMFVPWRWNSGILKVYEILPTFDVLKLKSKCFDDLSLYLLFLEENVSELKSFKCLKVLENIAVSEKFDVMQLLVNLGTIKTDTVDGKPGPAVLEKPEETPTEELEKNATELQVLADHDASGNASTREDKKLRQRLIDSSC; the protein is encoded by the exons ATGGCTATCGCTCACATCGCCACCGAGTACGTTTTCTCCGACTTCTTGCTGAAGGAGCCGCCGGAGACGCGGTTCAAGGGGCTGCGGCTGGAGCTGGCGCTGGACAAGATCGTCACCTGCATCGCCGTGGGGCTCCCGCTGCTGCTCATCTCCCTCGCCTTCGCCCAGGAGGTCTCCATCG gTGCTCAGATAAGCTGCTTTGCACCTGGTTCTTTCTCCTGGCGACAAGCTGCGTACGTGGATGCCTATTGCTGGGCAGCTGTGCAGCAGAAGCAACCATCCCAGAACAACTTAGAAAACATCCCTCTGTGGCTGCATAAA ttCTTCCCATACATCCTTCTGCTCGTCGCGATCTTGCTGTATCTCCCATGTTTGTTCTGGCGCTTCACTGCAGCACCTCACCTTTCTTCAGATCTGAAATTTATTATGGAAGAACTTGATAAAGCCTATAACAGGGCAATCAAAGCTGCTAATAGTGTCCGCAGTGGAGACCACAGGGATCCTACTGACTTGGTTCCTGCTGCTAATGAGAACTTGACGCAGAG tttGTGGGAAATATCTGAAAGCTACTTTAAATACCCAATTGTGGAGCAGTAcctgaagacaaagaagaatTCCAGATGCTTAATAGTTAAATATATTGTCTGCCGTTTACTCACTCTCCTGATTATATTCATTGCATGCCTCTACCTGGGTTACTACATTAGCCTCTCCTCTTTGAGTGATGAGTTTCTTTGCACTATCAAAACTGGGATCTTAAAGAATGACACAGCTGTTCCAGAAGTGGTTCAGTGCAAGCTTATTGCTGTTGGTGTCTTCAAGGTACTCAGCTATATTAACCTGATAGTCTATCTTCTAGTGATGCCCCTGGTAGTGTATGCAATGTTTGTTCCGTGGAGATGGAATTCAGGTATTCTCAAAGTGTATGAAATCCTGCCAACATTTGATGTTCTGAAGCTCAAGTCAAAGTGTTTTGATGACTTAAGCCTTTACCTCCTCTTTCTTGAGGAAAATGTGAGTGAACTTAAATCATTTAAATGCCTCAAAGTGCTGGAGAACATTGCAGTTTCTGAGAAGTTTGATGTCATGCAACTCTTGGTAAACCTTGGTACTATTAAGACAGATACTGTAGATGGGAAGCCAGGGCCAGCCGTGTTGGAGAAGCCTGAAGAAACACCTacagaagagctggaaaaaaatgcaacagagCTACAAG ttttggCAGACCATGATGCAAGTGGCAACGCGAGTACgagagaagataaaaaactTCGCCAAAGACTTATAGATTCTTCTTGCTGA